In Fusarium oxysporum f. sp. lycopersici 4287 supercont2.34 genomic scaffold, whole genome shotgun sequence, the following proteins share a genomic window:
- a CDS encoding uncharacterized protein (At least one base has a quality score < 10): MSTQASHVVPRTSLLGLPLELREQIYFYYFKADGGYISDGDKLVQASGQAASMSLRLACRLIACETRHFPFTLNTITFSTIYRPDWRKQASTLKHMAHYHLELLRGMVLRLRRLLTPDMYEDPSSEYSQYIPIVREEVEEFIDRESQLPHIYVDARIIAEAREYRYGEGFRVGVPNMRLRLDDNTVSLKRTRTYLLRQLAEKHPTEFSQAIEEILPGWNDSHSIAEFFGLGFDPWAMPTRSEVKSMVDLMQMTKYWERADAWYELGFDIPGYTGPKYRYKRKSWFSAAAQAIRFLGQLSHQQRLLISKLILKEDRYAAAFPESHIIGMIPYCRENPKLHVEHRINLWRNVLAKGDEIRIQGVMFDVEGPRQVYDDTPELPQIMPRTIGSTFTGFIMHTLEALKEGLPSESYSFILGGYPDRNRATELFSISLKPYVAWLTAHTDCVAYRVIAPSNHSDYPFTSRSSAEGVTPVSERASIIQCDFTLDQPWDYEMIYDESAAAEVSTLERLMLYGPHEEIGPETVDVSTRLLDWEKIQRENYEMEELSEGVFAESYNRRHRT, from the coding sequence ATGTCTACTCAGGCTTCTCACGTCGTTCCAAGGACAAGCCTTCTGGGCCTTCCCTTGGAACTGCGCGAACAAATTTATTTCTACTACTTCAAGGCAGATGGTGGCTATATCTCAGATGGCGATAAGCTGGTTCAGGCCAGTGGCCAAGCAGCTAGCATGTCGCTTCGGTTGGCATGTCGCTTGATCGCCTGCGAGACTCGACATTTCCCTTTCACTCTCAACACAATCACCTTTTCGACTATTTACAGGCCGGATTGGAGGAAACAGGCTTCTACACTCAAACACATGGCCCATTATCATCTCGAACTCCTACGTGGCATGGTCCTTCGTCTCAGGCGACTTTTGACGCCCGACATGTACGAGGACCCCAGTTCTGAGTATTCCCAATACATACCAATCGTAAGGGAAGAAGTAGAAGAGTTCATCGATCGTGAGAGCCAACTGCCTCACATTTATGTGGACGCACGCATCATTGCTGAAGCACGGGAGTACAGGTATGGTGAAGGATTCAGAGTCGGGGTACCTAATATGAGACTGCGACTAGATGATAACACAGTCTCCCTCAAACGAACAAGGACCTACCTATTGCGACAACTTGCAGAGAAGCACCCCACAGAGTTTTCACAGGCCATTGAAGAAATCTTGCCGGGATGGAACGATTCACATTCAATTGCTGAGTTCTTCGGTCTGGGATTTGATCCATGGGCTATGCCCACTCGGTCTGAAGTCAAAAGCATGGTAGATCTAATGCAAATGACCAAGTATTGGGAGCGAGCAGATGCGTGGTATGAGTTGGGATTTGACATTCCAGGCTACACTGGCCCAAAATACCGATACAAACGGAAGTCTTGGTTCTCAGCCGCTGCTCAGGCAATCAGATTTCTCGGACAACTTTCTCACCAACAGCGCCTCTTGATATCTAAGCTTATACTTAAGGAAGACAGATATGCGGCTGCCTTTCCCGAGTCCCATATCATAGGCATGATTCCATATTGTCGAGAGAATCCGAAGCTCCATGTTGAGCACCGTATAAACCTTTGGCGAAATGTCCTTGCCAAAGGCGATGAGATCAGAATCCAGGGCGTTATgtttgatgttgaaggtcCCCGTCAGGTTTATGACGATACTCCGGAGCTACCTCAAATTATGCCTAGGACTATCGGGAGTACCTTTACCGGCTTTATTATGCATACCTTGGAGGCCTTGAAAGAAGGACTGCCTTCCGAATCGTACTCCTTTATTCTGGGTGGCTATCCTGATCGGAATCGTGCAACGGAGCTCTTTTCCATATCTTTGAAGCCTTATGTCGCCTGGCTTACGGCTCATACGGATTGTGTCGCTTACAGGGTCATTGCCCCATCTAATCACAGTGACTATCCATTTACCTCTAGAAGCTCTGCCGAAGGTGTAACCCCCGTGAGCGAGAGAGCTTCTATTATTCAGTGTGATTTCACGCTTGACCAGCCCTGGGACTATGAAATGATTTACGACGAATCCGCAGCGGCCGAAGTCTCGACACTAGAGCGCTTGATGCTGTATGGTCCTCACGAAGAAATTGGGCCTGAAACCGTTGACGTTTCGACCCGCCTCCTTGATTGGGAAAAGATCCAGAGGGAAAATtatgagatggaagagcttTCAGAGGGTGTTTTTGCAGAGAGTTACAACCGCCGTCACCGGACATGA